In Longimicrobiaceae bacterium, a single genomic region encodes these proteins:
- a CDS encoding VWA domain-containing protein, with product MRRRARIMDVAIVPAGRSFSQLGILVLDGSASMAEEGEGKITKAQMVSTAVREMLTRFRRSPYRQNFFFAVVACREQASVHTPVTPAEQIDDGADYDPTRHHGGRTDIGPGLEEAQRIAGQFLRAAPDDLVSSVVIVVVSGGVDVSPARTLRIAREIRRDPSTTICTTFLAVPGDADRETADRLLALASDPATGFQSISGPDALLEFFIACVSSGTKLAIA from the coding sequence ATGCGCCGACGAGCTCGCATCATGGACGTGGCGATCGTCCCGGCCGGGCGCAGCTTCAGCCAGCTCGGCATCCTCGTTCTAGACGGCAGCGCATCCATGGCCGAGGAGGGTGAAGGCAAGATCACCAAGGCGCAGATGGTGAGCACAGCCGTCCGCGAGATGCTCACCCGCTTCAGGCGCTCGCCATACAGGCAGAACTTCTTCTTCGCCGTCGTCGCGTGCCGCGAGCAAGCGAGCGTCCACACGCCCGTCACGCCGGCAGAGCAGATCGACGATGGCGCCGACTACGACCCGACGCGCCATCACGGCGGCCGCACCGACATCGGGCCGGGGCTGGAAGAGGCGCAGCGGATCGCCGGGCAGTTCCTGCGCGCCGCGCCAGACGACCTCGTCTCCAGCGTGGTCATCGTGGTCGTCTCCGGCGGCGTGGACGTTAGTCCCGCCCGCACCCTCCGCATCGCCCGCGAGATCCGGCGCGACCCGTCGACCACGATCTGCACCACATTCCTTGCCGTTCCGGGCGACGCGGACCGGGAGACGGCAGATCGCCTGCTCGCCCTCGCCTCCGACCCCGCGACGGGCTTCCAGTCGATTTCCGGCCCGGACGCCCTCCTCGAGTTCTTCATCGCTTGCGTATCGAGCGGGACCAAGCTGGCGATCGCGTGA